From a single Patescibacteria group bacterium genomic region:
- a CDS encoding glycosyl hydrolase family 18 protein, translated as MVRKIIFLFALALSALPGASFAATDELFEISGWIPYWRGTAGVESILPHVDTFTEVNPFVYTVKLNGELNEASLLTDAQWVNLAGQTKAKGIRFIPTVMWANPDAIDEVLRDPLKRQEHVRAIVREVYARKFDGIDIDYEGKYARTKPYFSLFLQELYVAMEFDKWIMCTIEARTPLDSRYSSPESIPKDIEYANDFVEINKYCDRVRIMAYDQGRIDLKLNKSNADPYVPVADKAWVEKVILLAAKDIDKSKIVIGVPTYGYEYDMFNALDGSGEIEYSNLWSFNPGYATDTALKLQIAPMRNSAGELFLTYPASRSLDPSIPLPFATRVMSWSDAEAIRQKAELAEKLGVRGIALFKIDGGQDAGLWNVLAQYKNKSMAFVPATISVNTTDTSVINVSGKPGVVAPSRNLYFGIIGEDVRTLQKFLNERGFSVSTTGGGSPGNETKYFGPATVRALTLFQKAHNITPAVGYFGPKTRAAIQLL; from the coding sequence ATGGTGCGGAAAATAATTTTTTTGTTTGCTCTGGCGCTTTCGGCTTTGCCCGGGGCGAGTTTTGCCGCGACTGATGAGCTATTTGAAATATCAGGATGGATCCCGTATTGGCGTGGGACAGCGGGGGTGGAGAGCATCTTGCCGCACGTTGACACATTCACCGAAGTAAATCCATTTGTATACACCGTGAAGCTAAATGGTGAACTTAACGAAGCATCTCTCCTTACTGATGCGCAATGGGTGAATTTGGCAGGGCAAACTAAAGCGAAGGGGATTAGGTTCATTCCCACCGTCATGTGGGCAAATCCTGACGCGATTGATGAAGTGCTTCGCGATCCTTTGAAGCGACAAGAGCATGTACGCGCGATCGTGCGAGAGGTGTACGCGCGCAAGTTTGACGGCATAGATATTGACTATGAAGGGAAGTATGCGCGTACGAAGCCGTACTTTTCTCTTTTCTTGCAAGAGCTTTATGTAGCGATGGAGTTTGATAAATGGATCATGTGCACCATTGAGGCGCGCACGCCCCTTGATTCGCGATACTCATCACCCGAATCAATTCCCAAGGATATTGAGTACGCCAACGACTTTGTTGAGATCAACAAATACTGCGACCGGGTGCGCATCATGGCCTATGATCAAGGTCGCATTGACTTGAAGTTGAATAAATCAAACGCGGATCCGTACGTTCCCGTCGCGGATAAAGCGTGGGTTGAAAAGGTTATACTTCTTGCCGCGAAGGATATTGACAAGAGTAAGATCGTTATCGGCGTGCCGACGTATGGATATGAGTACGACATGTTTAACGCGCTTGATGGAAGCGGGGAAATAGAATATTCAAATCTGTGGTCATTCAACCCCGGCTATGCCACCGATACGGCGTTGAAACTGCAGATAGCGCCGATGCGCAATTCGGCGGGAGAACTTTTCCTCACCTATCCGGCGTCGCGATCGCTTGATCCATCTATCCCTCTTCCATTCGCAACTCGGGTGATGTCATGGAGTGACGCGGAAGCGATCCGCCAAAAAGCCGAGCTGGCAGAAAAACTGGGAGTGCGCGGTATCGCGTTATTTAAAATTGATGGCGGACAGGATGCCGGCTTGTGGAATGTACTCGCTCAATATAAAAATAAAAGCATGGCGTTTGTGCCGGCGACTATTTCAGTAAACACCACGGATACTTCCGTGATAAATGTTTCCGGTAAACCCGGAGTCGTGGCACCGAGTCGCAATTTGTATTTTGGCATAATAGGAGAGGATGTGCGAACGTTGCAGAAATTTTTAAACGAGCGCGGGTTTAGCGTCTCAACGACAGGCGGCGGCTCGCCGGGAAATGAAACCAAATACTTTGGACCGGCAACAGTGCGTGCGCTTACTCTTTTCCAAAAGGCACATAATATTACTCCCGCTGTGGGATATTTTGGTCCGAAAACCCGCGCCGCAATCCAACTGCTCTAG
- a CDS encoding DUF5676 family membrane protein translates to MMNLRHLLVIVAAWVSIVYVVCFGGVALFPSLRELFLQYALHTNTVIGGNVITLSTFIAGLIVWNVIASLAVSLFVVLFNKIKT, encoded by the coding sequence ATGATGAACTTAAGACATCTTCTGGTCATCGTTGCCGCTTGGGTGAGTATCGTCTATGTGGTGTGTTTTGGAGGAGTGGCTCTTTTTCCTTCCTTACGAGAGCTATTCTTGCAATACGCGCTCCATACAAACACAGTCATTGGCGGTAATGTCATCACACTTTCAACATTTATTGCGGGCCTGATTGTGTGGAATGTGATTGCATCGCTTGCGGTAAGTCTATTTGTCGTTCTCTTTAATAAAATAAAAACATAA
- a CDS encoding multicopper oxidase family protein, whose protein sequence is MKNKTLTFIVIATILIGGAILWGQSSGNKEAMSGVFSTDTAGLPEAKQNETVELKDGDTFDLTAGFVKKKIKGKEVRMLAYNGMIPGPTIKIQEGATITVNFKNDTDMANTIHSHGVRMENAFDGVPDVTQPAVSPGDSFAYTLSFPDAGAYWYHPHMRDDYNIEMGLYGNFLVTPAPGSSWNPVDREVPIFVDDILLLNGKIAPFKKDEADHTLMGRYGNTAFINGETDYTLLVKKNEVVRFYFTNSANVRPFNLALLGAKMKLVGGDNGLYERDMWKDEVLVNPSERAIVEVLFDTPGEYALQSKTPERTYTLGTIIVSHEQVASETAKSFATLRAHPEVIKSIDPFRQYFDVPHQRRLALSVDTIGNTMQMMGGGMMTSNKEGLPTGQAGIEWEDDMAMMNQMSDTSLIKWKIVDQDTGKENMDIDWSFKRGAVKIRIENTSNGVHSMQHPIHFHGQRFLVVNQNGTPQTNLAWKDTVLVPSGQTVDILLDASNPGAWVAHCHILEHIEAGMAFSFKVQ, encoded by the coding sequence ATGAAAAATAAAACACTCACATTCATTGTCATTGCCACAATCCTCATCGGAGGAGCGATCCTCTGGGGGCAATCGAGCGGTAACAAAGAAGCGATGTCCGGCGTTTTTTCTACCGATACCGCCGGTCTCCCCGAAGCAAAACAAAACGAGACAGTGGAACTCAAAGATGGCGATACCTTTGACCTCACGGCAGGATTTGTGAAGAAAAAAATAAAAGGAAAAGAGGTGCGGATGCTCGCCTACAACGGCATGATTCCCGGACCTACTATAAAAATTCAGGAGGGGGCTACCATTACCGTCAACTTCAAAAATGATACCGATATGGCAAACACAATCCATTCGCACGGCGTGCGCATGGAGAATGCTTTTGACGGTGTTCCGGATGTTACGCAACCGGCGGTTTCTCCCGGCGACTCGTTTGCCTATACGCTCTCATTTCCCGACGCCGGGGCGTATTGGTATCATCCGCACATGCGCGATGACTACAATATTGAGATGGGGCTCTATGGCAATTTCCTCGTGACGCCAGCTCCGGGTTCATCGTGGAATCCCGTTGATCGCGAGGTGCCAATTTTCGTGGACGACATCTTGCTTCTCAATGGCAAAATCGCGCCATTCAAAAAAGACGAGGCAGATCATACGCTTATGGGTCGTTATGGCAACACAGCGTTCATAAACGGCGAAACCGACTACACGCTTTTGGTCAAGAAAAACGAAGTGGTCCGATTTTACTTTACCAACAGCGCAAACGTCCGCCCTTTTAATCTCGCACTATTAGGCGCAAAAATGAAATTGGTCGGCGGGGACAACGGCTTGTATGAGCGTGATATGTGGAAAGATGAAGTACTGGTGAATCCATCGGAACGCGCCATTGTTGAGGTACTCTTTGATACTCCGGGCGAGTACGCGCTTCAAAGCAAAACGCCGGAGAGAACGTACACGCTTGGCACAATCATTGTCTCTCACGAGCAAGTAGCTTCGGAGACCGCAAAATCTTTTGCGACACTTCGCGCGCATCCGGAAGTCATCAAAAGCATTGACCCGTTTCGGCAATATTTTGATGTGCCGCACCAAAGACGCCTCGCGCTTTCTGTTGATACTATCGGCAACACGATGCAAATGATGGGGGGTGGGATGATGACCTCGAACAAAGAGGGTCTGCCTACCGGTCAGGCAGGCATTGAATGGGAAGACGATATGGCGATGATGAACCAGATGTCCGACACAAGTTTAATCAAATGGAAGATAGTAGACCAAGATACCGGTAAAGAAAATATGGATATTGACTGGTCATTTAAACGCGGTGCGGTAAAAATACGCATTGAGAACACTTCAAACGGAGTGCATTCAATGCAGCACCCCATTCATTTCCACGGCCAACGATTTTTGGTGGTAAATCAAAATGGTACACCGCAAACAAATCTTGCATGGAAAGACACGGTACTTGTCCCTTCAGGTCAGACGGTTGATATTTTGCTTGATGCCTCAAACCCGGGCGCGTGGGTAGCGCATTGTCACATCCTTGAACACATTGAAGCGGGGATGGCGTTTAGCTTCAAGGTGCAGTAA
- a CDS encoding heavy metal translocating P-type ATPase, giving the protein MHPKVVSDKPGMCPECGMNLVPTKQKQKTVDYEGHDPAGKQASNGAGKHAGHSTNIFKVKFWISLALSIPIVLYSDIAQKLLDWEAPQFFGSEYLPLALSSIIFFYGGWIFIASAYRELKARLPGMMTLIALAISTAYFYSVAITLLGKGETLYWELATLITIMLLGHWLEMRAVSGAQGALKELSKLLPDQAEVIRNGKMETIALSELRKGDLMLVKPGGRIPADGVVKDGVSDVNESIATGESKPVPKKEGDAVIAGTTVGDGSLQVTVTKIGAETFLAGVMRLVAEAQSSKSRLQMLSDRAAYYLTIIAVVTGGITLVAWLALSDAAFAINRMVAVLVIACPHALGLAIPLVASISTTKAARNGFLVRQRLALEAARNIDVVLFDKTGTLTRGEFGIDAIIPVTEGNETEVLQYAASVNSLSEHPLAKAMMEEAKKRNIALLPVKNFERIPGKGAQALVGGVETIIGSTSLSEERGAALQGALKEKVRVLESQGKTINVVIRDGKAFGAIALADVIREESREAINSLRAMGIKTAMITGDSEDVAKWVAGELGIDEYFARVLPEQKSEKVKLLQSRGLKIAMVGDGVNDAPALTQSDVGIAIGAGTNVAIESAGIILVRNDPRDIPKIIRLSRLTYAKMIQNLFWATGYNIVAIPLAAGVLSFKGILLEPALAAVFMSMSTVIVALNAILLKRQEL; this is encoded by the coding sequence ATGCATCCGAAAGTCGTTTCGGATAAGCCGGGAATGTGTCCGGAGTGTGGTATGAATTTAGTTCCGACAAAACAAAAGCAAAAAACAGTGGACTACGAAGGACACGACCCCGCAGGAAAGCAAGCTTCCAACGGGGCGGGTAAACACGCGGGGCACTCAACAAACATTTTTAAGGTTAAGTTCTGGATAAGCCTTGCGCTCTCTATCCCGATCGTTCTCTATTCCGACATCGCGCAGAAACTTCTCGATTGGGAAGCTCCGCAATTTTTCGGTTCGGAATATTTACCTCTCGCCCTTTCTTCAATTATCTTCTTTTACGGCGGATGGATATTTATAGCGTCCGCGTATCGGGAACTCAAGGCGCGCTTGCCGGGAATGATGACCCTGATCGCGCTTGCTATTTCCACCGCGTATTTCTACAGCGTTGCTATCACGCTACTTGGAAAAGGAGAAACTCTTTACTGGGAACTCGCGACGCTTATCACCATCATGCTTTTGGGGCACTGGCTTGAGATGCGCGCGGTAAGCGGGGCGCAGGGCGCGCTCAAAGAACTTTCAAAACTTTTGCCCGATCAAGCAGAGGTCATACGAAACGGGAAGATGGAAACGATCGCACTCTCGGAACTCCGGAAGGGCGATCTGATGTTGGTAAAACCGGGCGGCAGGATTCCCGCGGATGGCGTTGTGAAAGATGGAGTCTCGGACGTGAACGAATCCATCGCAACCGGCGAATCAAAACCGGTGCCCAAAAAAGAAGGCGATGCGGTGATCGCCGGCACGACGGTGGGCGACGGCTCTCTCCAAGTGACGGTGACGAAGATCGGCGCCGAAACATTTTTGGCCGGCGTGATGCGCCTTGTCGCGGAGGCGCAAAGTTCAAAGTCGCGTTTGCAAATGCTCTCCGACCGCGCGGCGTATTATCTCACCATCATCGCGGTGGTCACCGGCGGCATCACGCTCGTCGCGTGGCTTGCGCTCTCTGACGCGGCGTTCGCCATCAATCGGATGGTCGCGGTCTTGGTCATCGCCTGTCCGCACGCGCTCGGGCTCGCAATCCCGCTCGTCGCGTCCATTTCAACAACGAAAGCGGCGCGAAACGGCTTTCTTGTGCGTCAACGTCTCGCGCTTGAAGCGGCGCGCAATATTGATGTCGTCTTGTTTGACAAAACGGGAACGCTCACTCGCGGAGAGTTTGGGATTGACGCAATCATTCCCGTGACAGAGGGAAATGAAACCGAAGTTTTGCAGTACGCGGCTTCGGTGAACAGTCTCTCCGAGCATCCGCTTGCTAAAGCGATGATGGAAGAAGCGAAAAAGAGGAATATCGCGCTCCTGCCGGTGAAGAATTTTGAAAGAATACCGGGGAAGGGTGCTCAAGCCCTAGTGGGTGGCGTGGAAACAATCATCGGAAGTACGTCGCTTTCGGAGGAGCGTGGCGCGGCGCTTCAGGGCGCTCTCAAAGAAAAAGTTCGCGTGTTAGAGAGCCAAGGTAAAACAATAAATGTTGTCATACGAGATGGCAAAGCGTTCGGCGCGATCGCGCTTGCCGATGTCATACGCGAGGAGTCGCGCGAGGCAATCAACAGTCTTCGCGCGATGGGGATCAAGACTGCCATGATCACGGGCGATTCGGAAGACGTGGCGAAGTGGGTTGCCGGAGAGCTCGGCATTGACGAGTATTTTGCCCGCGTGCTTCCGGAGCAGAAGTCGGAGAAGGTGAAGCTTCTGCAATCGCGTGGTCTGAAGATAGCCATGGTTGGCGACGGCGTGAACGACGCGCCGGCGCTTACTCAATCTGACGTCGGTATCGCGATCGGCGCCGGCACCAATGTGGCGATTGAATCCGCGGGCATTATTTTGGTACGGAACGACCCGCGCGACATTCCGAAGATCATTCGTCTCTCGCGTCTCACGTATGCTAAAATGATTCAGAACCTTTTTTGGGCAACGGGATATAATATCGTGGCAATTCCGCTCGCGGCTGGTGTACTTTCGTTCAAAGGGATACTTTTAGAGCCCGCGCTTGCCGCCGTGTTTATGAGCATGTCCACGGTGATTGTCGCGCTTAATGCCATCTTGCTTAAAAGACAAGAGCTATAA
- a CDS encoding DUF302 domain-containing protein: MKYSYTKQVPLSFQEAKEKTVAALAEEGFGILTEVDVKATLKKKLGVSHGEYVILGACNPPFAYQALQAEKEIGLFMPCNVIVYEKEGNIFVSAILPTTAMGMLDNPALSDIAVLAEAKLKKAVDSVA, from the coding sequence ATGAAATACAGTTATACAAAACAAGTACCACTTTCGTTTCAAGAGGCGAAAGAGAAAACAGTGGCCGCGCTCGCAGAGGAAGGGTTCGGCATTCTTACCGAGGTTGATGTGAAAGCGACACTCAAAAAGAAGCTCGGCGTTTCTCACGGAGAGTACGTCATTTTAGGTGCGTGCAATCCGCCGTTTGCCTATCAAGCACTGCAAGCCGAAAAAGAGATAGGGCTTTTTATGCCGTGCAATGTCATCGTGTATGAGAAGGAGGGGAATATTTTTGTATCAGCAATCCTCCCCACCACCGCGATGGGAATGCTTGATAATCCGGCACTGTCCGACATTGCGGTTCTCGCGGAGGCGAAATTGAAAAAGGCCGTTGATTCTGTTGCGTAA
- a CDS encoding DUF1573 domain-containing protein, with protein MTKKNILLITGIIALLIVLAGTISKNQRVPAETAGENETVSESLHGPHLTLDPEEYDFGKIRQSGGTVSKTFNVLNNGSEDVTISEVLTSCSCTSAEIDKKLLRPGEQGILTVIFDPNYHYEDDGRFFRTATIKSNIHGKAPEVKVFVEVDYDLGKDALKFKGDTE; from the coding sequence ATGACGAAAAAAAATATATTGTTGATAACCGGGATCATAGCACTTCTGATCGTACTTGCCGGTACTATCTCAAAAAATCAAAGAGTCCCGGCAGAAACTGCGGGAGAGAACGAGACGGTTTCCGAGTCTCTCCATGGGCCACATCTTACCCTTGACCCGGAAGAGTATGATTTCGGAAAAATCCGCCAGAGCGGTGGCACCGTCTCAAAAACATTCAATGTGCTTAATAATGGAAGCGAAGATGTTACTATCAGTGAAGTTCTTACCTCATGCAGTTGCACGAGTGCGGAAATTGATAAAAAATTATTGCGACCTGGGGAACAAGGAATTCTTACCGTGATATTTGATCCCAATTACCACTACGAAGATGACGGAAGATTTTTCAGAACGGCTACCATTAAATCCAATATACACGGGAAAGCGCCCGAGGTTAAGGTTTTTGTTGAAGTGGACTACGATCTCGGCAAAGACGCATTAAAATTTAAGGGAGATACGGAATAA
- a CDS encoding DUF1573 domain-containing protein yields MKKNQLVILIIFVVAAGSVILFEKRAELSRLGNESNVLTDVLPGAGALVAIEPFYDLGTISMSAGKVSRVFKIKNSGGSPVQVKKIYTSCMCTTATLITKEGKAGPFGMPGHTAIPTISESITPNEEASVEIVFDPAAHGPSAIGKVRRIIYLETDAQKEPIELTFEANVTP; encoded by the coding sequence ATGAAAAAAAATCAACTCGTTATACTTATCATCTTTGTAGTTGCGGCAGGCTCCGTCATTCTCTTTGAGAAAAGGGCGGAGTTGTCGCGCTTGGGGAACGAATCAAACGTTCTTACTGATGTACTACCCGGCGCGGGAGCGCTTGTCGCCATTGAACCATTCTACGATCTTGGCACCATTTCAATGTCGGCGGGCAAGGTTTCGCGTGTGTTCAAAATAAAAAATAGCGGTGGAAGCCCTGTGCAGGTCAAAAAAATATACACATCCTGCATGTGCACGACGGCAACGCTTATCACAAAGGAAGGCAAGGCGGGGCCATTCGGTATGCCGGGACACACAGCAATCCCAACCATTTCGGAATCTATTACCCCTAACGAAGAAGCAAGCGTGGAAATAGTATTTGATCCGGCGGCGCATGGGCCATCCGCCATAGGCAAGGTACGTCGTATTATCTATCTTGAAACGGACGCCCAAAAGGAACCGATTGAACTTACCTTTGAAGCAAATGTAACTCCTTAA
- a CDS encoding rhodanese-like domain-containing protein — protein sequence MSKNNIIAVASIGLIAILGGYFLLRGDTVKQDTATPQASSVVNGVDVKNAEGYYDIESIALTQKQKNEDFFFVNVHIPYAGELANTDAFIPYDTIGQNLGKLPSDKNAKIVLYCRSGSMSTVAAKELIALGYTNVYNLTGGMNAWEKSGYTVEHNNRP from the coding sequence ATGAGTAAAAATAATATCATTGCTGTTGCTTCTATCGGCCTTATTGCTATCCTCGGCGGGTATTTCCTCCTGCGCGGTGATACCGTTAAACAGGATACCGCTACTCCGCAAGCATCATCCGTGGTGAACGGAGTGGATGTAAAGAATGCCGAGGGGTACTACGACATAGAAAGCATCGCGCTCACCCAGAAGCAAAAGAACGAAGACTTCTTTTTCGTGAACGTCCACATTCCTTACGCGGGGGAACTTGCGAACACGGACGCATTTATTCCCTACGATACTATTGGACAAAATCTCGGGAAGCTACCAAGCGACAAGAATGCGAAGATCGTACTCTATTGCCGGAGTGGTAGTATGAGCACCGTGGCGGCAAAAGAACTTATCGCTCTCGGGTACACCAATGTGTACAACTTGACGGGCGGAATGAATGCGTGGGAGAAGAGCGGATATACAGTTGAACACAACAATCGTCCGTAA